From bacterium, one genomic window encodes:
- a CDS encoding Rrf2 family transcriptional regulator: MITRKTKYALSALVHLARKEKMGPVLISDLAEQERIPKKFLELILLELKRHGILQSKRGKGGGYALGRPSELIRLGQVIRLLDGPLAPIPCVSETAYQACEDCADEADCGIRLVMKEVRDATARILDNTTLADVVIATARRTKDTRKR, from the coding sequence ATGATAACCAGGAAAACCAAGTATGCTCTTTCTGCTCTGGTGCATCTTGCGCGAAAGGAAAAGATGGGTCCGGTCTTGATTTCCGATCTTGCAGAGCAGGAGCGCATCCCGAAAAAATTCCTGGAGCTCATTTTGCTTGAGCTAAAAAGACATGGCATTCTGCAAAGCAAAAGAGGTAAAGGGGGCGGCTATGCACTGGGACGTCCGTCAGAGTTAATCCGGCTCGGTCAGGTTATTCGGCTCCTGGATGGTCCGCTTGCACCGATCCCATGCGTGAGCGAAACAGCATATCAGGCTTGCGAGGACTGCGCCGACGAAGCGGACTGCGGCATTCGTCTTGTGATGAAGGAGGTTCGTGATGCCACAGCAAGAATTCTGGATAATACAACGCTTGCCGACGTCGTCATCGCCACAGCGAGGAGAACTAAAGATACTCGAAAACGTTGA